Within the Opitutaceae bacterium TAV5 genome, the region TCGCCAAACGTGCGCGTCAGGTCGCGCGTCGCGATCACGGTGGAACCATCGCGCGGGATGTCGCGCAGGATGCCCGTCAACGGCGACACTCCCGCCGGCGCTCCGCCGAGAAGCCCGATGAACGCATCCTCGAACCGCGGCCTCTTCCCGTCCTCGCCTCCGGAAGCCCGGGAGATCAGCTCCGCCGGCGTGCCGGAAAACAACGTTTTCCCCTCGTTGAGCAGCAGCACGTCGTCGCACCGTTCGGCTTCGTCGAGGTAGGCCGTGCTCCAGACGACCGCGATGCCCTCGCCGGACAACTCGCGCACCATCCGCCACAACTCGCGTCGCGAGATCGGATCCACACCCACGCCCGGTTCGTCGAGCAGCAACAACTTCGGCGTGCCGAGCAGCGCGCAGGCCAGCCCGAGTTTTTGTTTCATGCCGCCGGAGAGTTTTCCCGCCAGCCGGTCCGTAAAACGGGCCAGATCCGTAAACGTCAGCAACCGTTCGAAGGTCGTCCGTCGCTCCGCCCCGACGAGGCCGCGCAGGTCGGCGTGAAGCGTGAGATTTTCCTGAACCGTGAGGTCCTCGTACAATCCGAATTTTTGCGGCATGTAGCCGACGAGTCCCCGCAGCGCCGCGGCCTCGCGCACCGGATCATGGCCAAACACCCGGAGGGTTCCCGCATCGGGTTTCATCAACCCGGCCATCAGTCGCATCAGCGTGGTTTTCCCCGCTCCGTCCGGTCCGACGAGTCCTGCGATCCGCCCGCGGTGAATCTCCGCCGACACGCCTTCCAGCGCCGGTTTCGGTGAACCGGGAAAGGTGCGGGTAATCTCGCTCAGGGTGACGGCGGGCATGGGCGGGAAATGCTGAAGCTGGAATCAGGCACCGGAACGAGACATGTCGAGGAGGCGGAATACGAAAACCGGAGCGTATGCAAGTGCCGCCATTTCAGATTTTCAGTTTTCAGTTTTCAGTTTTTTCATACGCACCGTCACCGGCATCCCCTGCCGGAGTTGCGAATCCGGCTCCGCGATCACGATCCTCAGGCGATAAACCAGCGATGTCCGCAGGTCTTCCGTCTGCACGGTCTTCGGCGTGAATTCGGCCCGCGGAGACACAAACCCGATCGTGCCGCGATACGGCTTCCCCGGCCGGGCGTCGGTCAGCACCTCGACTTCCGTTCCGGGCGCCACCGTGCCGAGGTCCGGCTCGTCCACGTAAGCGCGCACCCACACCGGACGGTCGAGCGACAGCGTCAGCACCGTCGAGCCCGGCTGCACGATGCTGCCCGGCTCCAGCGCCCGCGTGGAGAGCGTGCCCGCCGATGGCGCCGCCAGCGTGGTATCATCGAGATTGATACGCGCCGCCGCCAGCGCCGCGCGCGCTTCGGCTGCCTGCGCCCGGGCGCGGGCGATATCCTCGACGCGATAGCCGGCTTCCAGCAGGGCGAGGCTGGCTTCGGCCGCCTGCAACTGCCTGGCCGTCTCCGTCTGGCGCGCGAGGCGGTCGTCGTGTTCTTCCTGCGGGATGACGTTTTTGGCGATCAGTTCCCGGGCGCGGTTCGCGTT harbors:
- a CDS encoding multidrug ABC transporter ATP-binding protein, translated to MPAVTLSEITRTFPGSPKPALEGVSAEIHRGRIAGLVGPDGAGKTTLMRLMAGLMKPDAGTLRVFGHDPVREAAALRGLVGYMPQKFGLYEDLTVQENLTLHADLRGLVGAERRTTFERLLTFTDLARFTDRLAGKLSGGMKQKLGLACALLGTPKLLLLDEPGVGVDPISRRELWRMVRELSGEGIAVVWSTAYLDEAERCDDVLLLNEGKTLFSGTPAELISRASGGEDGKRPRFEDAFIGLLGGAPAGVSPLTGILRDIPRDGSTVIATRDLTRTFGDFTAADRITFEVKRGEIYGLLGPNGAGKSTTFRMLCGLLAPTSGHAMAAGIDLRHSPAQARQRIGYMAQKFSLYGLLTVAQNLAFFSGAYGLNGRAQREAMAAVTDCFHLGPYLAAKADSLPLGFKQRLALACAVMHGPDLLFLDEPTSGVDPVTRREFWSHIKAAVARGVTVMVTTHFMDEAEYCDRIGLVYRGRFIANGTPAELKRQAGAETMEEAFITLVEGSGL
- a CDS encoding transporter, which produces MKKKLPVLLLLVAVVGLAWFFRLRPAPARDGVLTLYGNVDIREVNLGFRVAGRVTEVLHDEGDAIAAGAVLARLDAGPYARVVEQAEAALAAAEAEAQRLAAGYRPEEIAQARANVGQAEAIHANAALNANRARELIAKNVIPQEEHDDRLARQTETARQLQAAEASLALLEAGYRVEDIARARAQAAEARAALAAARINLDDTTLAAPSAGTLSTRALEPGSIVQPGSTVLTLSLDRPVWVRAYVDEPDLGTVAPGTEVEVLTDARPGKPYRGTIGFVSPRAEFTPKTVQTEDLRTSLVYRLRIVIAEPDSQLRQGMPVTVRMKKLKTEN